TCCCAATTATGACAATTATTCCGATACTAACTGCTATAGGCGATCGCTCCTGGCAACATTTCCAAGAACTGGAAGCAGATTTTGTCTCCCAGTATGAGTTGGAAGTGTGGCAAGAAGTTTTTAACTTCCGTGTTTTGCCAGCACTTGATCAGGATTCTCGTCGCTGGTTACTGGTGCAATGGTGTGGAGAAGGAATTAACTCGGTGCAAAATGTGGCTTAATGAACGACATTAGCCAAGCGATCGCCTCAGTCCTGACTTTAATATAAACAACAGGAGCCATAATTATTTTCCCAGCTAAATAAAAACACCTATTTTTTATGACTATAGAACGAGTCCCCGAAATACACTATCCCAAAGCTGATATTGGCCGGCGAGGAATGGCATTAGGACTGGATTTCCTGGGAGTCTGGTTAATCAGTTCTATATTGGGAGGCAATCAAATCGGTATCCAGTGGGTGCAAATTCTCGTTTTTCTGTTCTGCTGGGCAATTTTTCGGATACTGGTGGTTTACAACAATCAAGGACAAAGCTTAGGGCGTTGGGCTTTTGACCTGAAAATTCTCGAAGTCAGGAATGGCGAAATCACAGGCAGAGTTCCTACCTTGCGATCGCTGCTCAAACGAGAAGCTATAATCGGTTTTGGTGCGCTTTTGGTGTCAATTGCCCTGAGCAACATCAGAGCCAACCCCACCGCTATCATGCTATTGATTCCCCTGGCAATTGATTGTGGTGCTGCTTTATCTGACAATCAGATGCAGCAAGCTCTGCACGACCGCTATGGTAAAACTTTCATAGTTTCGTCGCGTCGGGGCTACTCGCTGGATATAAAAATTAAGCGATTAGTTGGAAAAATGCTCCGAAGTGTGAGAAGATAGTAATTTGTGTTAATTCTCTTCAGGCTTGACTGTTTGTAAGATTATGGCTAAGAGTAAAGGTGCGCGTATAATAATGACACTCGAATGTACAGAGTGTCGTTCTAACCCTGATAAGCGATCTGCTGGTGTTTCCAGATATACCAGCACCAAGAACCGTCGCAACACGACTAACCGTGTAGAACTGAAAAAGTTCTGTACACACTGCAACAAACATACTGTACACAAGGAAATTAAGTAAAGATGAGTTACTATCGTCGTCGCCTGTCTCCCATTAAGCCAGGAGATCCCATCGATTACAAAGATGTTGATTTATTGCGTAAGTTTATTACCGAACGGGGTAAAATATTACCACGTCGGATTACTGGGCTAACCTGTAAGCAACAACGGGATTTGACATTAGCAATTAAACGGGCGCGGATTGTGGCTTTATTGCCATTCGTCAATGCGGAAGCTTAAAAAAAAGTCACTCAATTTTGGATTTTAGATTTTAGATTTTAGATTGACCTCATACCTGAAGGTAGTTGCTCAAAATCTAGAATTTAGGATTTGGGATTTGGGATTTTAAATTTGTGCCATGAATCAAATCAGTGGCTTCAAAGTTTTTTAAATTTTGATTTTTCAATCCAAAATCCGAAATTTAAAATCTAAAATTAGGTGATGAGTTAAGAATCAAAACTCCTAACTCTGAACTTAAAACTATAAAAAATGTTCACCAAATAATTGCGAGAGTTGTGGATAAGGGTACGCTAGTTGAATTTAGGGTTCAAGGCGATCGCCGTCTGGGTGTCGTAGACCGCCCCGACGGTAAAACCCGTTGGTTTGTGGTAGATGAACGTGGTCAATCTCACAGCCTCGCGCCTAGACAAATTAGTTATACAGTTAACGGACAAACCTATAAGCCCACTGACATCAGCAGTTTTCAAGGGCAGGTTCAACCTTATATAGATCCCTCTAGTCTGGAAGTAGCTTGGGAATTACTGGTTGAGGATGGCGAAACAGTCACACCATCCCAAATGGCGACTCTGCTGTTTTCGGAATCAGAAGCGGCTACTTGTTATGCAGCCCATTGCTTGTTATCAGAAGATAAACTCTATTTCAAGCAAAAAGGAGACGCTTATGAACCACGAACTGCGGCCCAGGTAGCAGAACTCAAACACCAGACAGAAGTCAAAGCACTGAAAGCTAAGGGACAGAAAGAATTTGCGGATCGTGTAGAACAAGCCCTCCAGGGTGAAGTGGTAGAATGGCAACGCCACGACCGCCAGCGATTAGAAGCACTGGAAAAATACGCAGCATTGCTGGCTGATGTCGTCCGAATGGGAGTAAATTATGATACTCTCGCCCGTGCCTATCCGCCGCCAGCCCCAGTGTTAGAAACAATGAATATGCTGGAACGTCCAGCAACTCCCCCAGGAGCTTTTCAGTTATTAATAGACTTAGGTTGGTGGGATGCCCATGAAAACTTGTTTCTGCGTCGTTCGTCAATTTCGGTTCAGTTTCCTAGCAAGGTATTAGAAGTGGCGCAACAGCGTTTGGATTTCCCACCCACCGACTTAGATGCAGATCGCCTAGATTTGTCTCATTTAAAGGTCTACACAATTGATGATGAAAGCACTACTGAAATAGACGATGGTCTCAGTTGGGAATTACTACCAGATGGGCGAGAACGGTTATGGGTGCATATTGCCGATCCTACCCGGTGGTTAGTCCCAGAAGATGAATTAGACTTAGAAGCCAGAAAACGGGGCAGCACAGTATATTTGCCTACGGGGATGGTTCCCATGTTCCCGGAATTATTGGCAACTGGTCCCATGAGTTTGGTACAAGGAAGGGTTTCTTGCGCCTTGAGTTTTGGGGTGGTTTTAGATGAAACTGGCTGTGTAGAAGATTACACGATTCATCCGAGTTTTATTAAGCCGACTTATCGCCTCACCTACGAAGATGTCGATGAGATGCTGGAATTAGGTGTGGAAGCCGAACCAGAAATTGAGGCGATCGCTAACTGGGCAAAGCGACGGAAATCTTGGCGGTATAATCAAGGAGCCATCAGTATCAATATGCCGGAGGCGACGATCAAAGTCAAAAACGACCAGATCGATATTGATATCTTAGATGATTCCTCATCACGGCAATTGGTAGCGGAAATGATGATTATGGCTGGTGAAGTGGCCGCCCGTTACGGTCAAGCCCACAATATACCTTTGCCCTTCCGCGGTCAACCACAACCAGAATTACCTCCAGACGAAGAATTGCTGTTACTCCCAGCCGGATTTGTCCGCTCCTGTGCCATGCGTCGTTGTATGCCCAAGAGTGAAATGAGCATCACACCTCTACGTCATGCTGGTTTAGGTTTAAATACATACACTCAAGCAACTTCTCCCATTCGCCGTTACAGTGATTTACTGACGCACTTTCAGTTAAAAGCCCACTTACGGGGTGAAATTCTCCCCTTTACCGCCGACCAACTGCGAGAAGTAATGATGGCAGTTACCTCTACCACCCAAGAAGTGACAATGGTAGAACGGCAAACTAATAGATATTGGGCTTTAGAATATTTGCGCCGTCATCCCGATAAAGTTTGGGATGTGACAGTTTTAATGTGGCTACGAGAAGACAGCAACTTGGCACTAATTTTGTTAGAAGATTTGGGCTTGCAGTTGCCGATGTTCTTTAAACGTTCCGTAGGATTAGGAGAACAGGTATTAGTGAAAGTTAGTCACTCTGATCCGCAAAAAGATATGATTCAGTTTCAGGAAATAATTTATCAAGAAAGCCATCAAGCAACGAATTAGCTGTTAGGAATAATGGGAAGATTGATACTTTGTTAATAACTACAGCATCAGAGTTAGTTTTACAGATAACAGGCTAATAAGTCTAGTTATTTGTAGCACAATCTAAAATTCTTTCGCATGAGGAATTGTCAGATGAACGCTCATAAAATCGAAGTTATTTTAACTGAAGATGGAACTTTGACATTGCAAGGTTTACCCTTTCATGCGGGCGAAGCTGTGGAAGTGATAATTTTGGAAGCTAAAACGCTACAAAATCAAGCAGATCCAAAATACAAATCAGATAAAAATCTTTATCCTTTGCATAACACACAGCCATATCAGTATGATGACCCCACAGAACCTGTTGCTTTAGAAGATTGGGAAGTTTTGCAATGATTGTACTTGACACTCACATCTGGGTTTGGTGGGTACAAAACGATTCACGACTGACCGCAAAACATAGACAATGGTTACAAGATTATGAGAAATCCGGACTAGGAATCAGCATTCTTTCTTGTTGGGAAGTAGCAAAATTAGTTGAAAAAAATAGACTAATTTTGCCCTTATCTATTAATGAATGGTTAGAAGTTGCTTTGGCTTATCCTGGAGTACAGCTATTAAATTTGACTCTACCAATAGTTGTTGATTCAACTCAATTAAAAGGTTTTCATAATGACCCGTTTGACCAACTTATAGTAGCAACAGCCAGGTTTTATGATTGTCATTTATTAACTGTTGATGCAAAGATTCTTAATTATCCTGATGTCAAGACGCTCAAATAAATAGCGTTTGTGCTTTTAAACAGTCAAAAATTCCGAATTATTCCTCATTTGACCGTTGAAAGTGCGGAATATTGGCACGATATTGACAAACTTCTGGATAAAAAAGAATTTAGAGACGTTCCATGCAACGTCTCTACAAAGATTCAACTAACTAGCGATCGCCTCGGCTTTTTCCTCAGCTTTTTTCTCTACCAATACATAAGGTTCTTCTGTCCCTTGTGCCAAATACGCAGCTACCTGACTTTCTATTTGCTCGCGGACAATTTGGCGATACTCTAGAAAATGCTCGTTGTGAGCGCAGGCAGATATATAATGTTCCAGCACTCCTGGGTTACGCTTGAGGATACTAAACAAGTGATGCCAGAATTTCCAGCGAGTTTCGCGTTTAATACCTTGTCGCCAAATTACAATCAGTAGCGCCTTCACAACTATCCATTCCGGCATTTTGGAAGGTGCTTTCCATTTGGGTAAACCCATCATCAAGAAACAGCGATAGGTACGATCCAAATAGTTGACTGGATCATATAAAGTGCAGAACGCTTCAATATATTCTCTGCCAATATCTTCTAGAGGACGGGTAGGAAGGAAATTCATCAACGTTGTTTGGTTGATGTTACCATCTTGATTTTCCCGCAGTCGTCCTTCTCTTTTCAGACGATGCCACAATGCTGTATTGGGTAAGGCTTGCAACATTGCGAAGGTAGTAGAGGGAATTGCGGCTTGTTCGGCAAATCTGACAATGCGATCGCCTGCGCCTACTTTTTCCCCATCAAACCCGATAATAAACCCAGCCATTGGCCGCAATCCAGCCTTAATAATGGTTTGCACTGCGTCGGCTAGGGAACTGCGAGTATTTTGAAACTTCTTCGTTAATTGCAGACTCTCTTCATCGGGTGTTTCAATTCCCAAGAACACCGCAGAGAAGCCAGACTCCACCATCAACTCCAGCATTTCTGGATCTTGTGCCAAGTCAATAGAAGCCTCAGTATCAAAGCGGAAGGGATATTGATGTTCTTCCATCCAGACTTTCAACTCTTTCAGCAACAATTTCACATTGCGCTTGTTACCGATAAAGTTGTCATCCACCATAAACACACCCCGCCGCCAACCCAACTCATACAGACAATCTAACTCTGCTAATAGTTGTGCTGGGGTTTTGGTGCGCGGTTTGCGTCCGTAGAGAACAATAATGTCACAAAATTCGCATTGGAAAGGACACCCGCGCGAAAACTGCACCGACATCATGTCATAAGCATTCAATTCTAATAAATCAAACCGGGGAATTGGTGTACCTGTGACATCTGGTTTTTCTGTGGCGCGGAAAACACCAGAAGTTTCACCCCGTTGAATCGCCTCAATAAACATCGGTAGGGTGATTTCCCCTTCATCGAGAATCAGGAAGTCTGCACCGACATTTTCCACTTCATGAGGGACAGAAGTAGGATAAGGACCACCCACAGCAACTAACTTACCACGTTGTTTTGCTTCTTGAATTTGCCCTAATAAATCTTCCTTCTGGACAATCATCGCCGAAAGGATTACTACATCTGCCCATGCCCATTCTGCTTCTGTGATTGACCGAATGTTGCGATCAACCAGCTTGAACTCCCATTCTTGGGGCAGAATTGCCGCCACCGTCACTAAACCCAAAGGTGGTAACAAAACCTTGCGATCGACTAACTCTAGAATTTTCTCATAAGACCAAAAGGTTTTGGGAAATATTGGATATACCAGTAAGATTCGCATATAGTATTAATCCTCACACTGTGATTGTTATCCCAACTTTAACGAAAATTAAGACTTATTGACTTTTTATGAAATTTGCTTTAGTTTACCGTTATTTTTTTGACTTGGCAATTATACTACAGTGACCTGATAGCTAAGTTTTCTGTTCCAATTAAGAATAAAGTTATTGCAGAGGTTGTTTGAAATTGCAGGCGATCGCTTTCAGCATGACCTATTAACCACTCACTCGTAGCACATTATTTGACATTTTTGCTCAGAAAAATTAAATAGTTACAATAAGTGATATCATTAGTTGGTTGCAAAGAAAGTTATGGAACGCGAAGCTTTAACAATCCGTTTTCCTTCTCAACTGCTTGCGAAAGCCAGAAAACTCAAAGACAGTAGTGAATCATTTAATGATTTAGTGGTTAAAGCTTTAGAAAATGAAGTGCGACGTAGAAGGGGATGGGCTGCACATCAGCGAATTATTGCCCGCAGCGAAGCCGTCAAACTCAAAACCGGCATACAACCAGCTTCTACAGACTTAATTCACAGCTTGAGAGCAGGTGAGGGAAGACTTGACTAGACTTTTGTGTATAGATACTAGCGTTTGGATTCCCTACCTTGTCCCAGAGGTTTATCAACTCGAAGCCAGAACCTTAGTAACGGAGGCATTAAGCTTAAATTTACGCTTAGTATCTCCTGCTTTCGCCTGGGCAGAAGTAGGGTCTGTATTACGGAAGAAAACCCGACTAGGAGTCATTACAACCGAGGAAGCACAAGGATTTTTTGAAGATTTCTGCGAACTTCCGATTGATTACATAGAAGAAGAAGCAATTAGGACAAGAACTTGGGAAATCGCCGAGCAATACGGATTATCAACTCTCTATGATGCAGCTTTTCTTGCTTGTGCTGAGATTACATCTGCTGAGTTTTGGACTGCTGACGCTGCACTGGTTAGACAACTCACACCCAGACCTGCTTACCTGCGTGAAATAGGGTAAATAGAAGGAAAATATATCATTTTGAGGAAATTAAGGGTAATTTGCTAAACATGATCTGATTTCTCTTGACTAAAAAACTGACATTTTAACAGTGAGACCTGACTTAAGAATTGACATTGTTAAATTAATAGTCTAAGCTCATCATAGAAGCAGGCTCTTGTTGGAGGTCGAACCATGCCTGACGGGGATAGATTTCATGGGCTTTCAGGACTTTATCAGAAGCCATACAGAATCCTGTGTGAAGGAAAGTTTGAGCGCAACGAATGTGCCTGGATAATGATGGAAGCCTTTTTAAAGGATCTCAAGAGAAAAGGTGCTGCTGCTATTGTGTTAGCCAAGCAGATGGGAGAACTCCTAACCCAAGAAATTAAAGACTCTGGTAATAATGAATCTATAGTTTGGGGCGATTTAAATAAAAAACTTGATAGATTCGTACAAACAGCCAACATACCAAATCGAACTAAGTCACTTGTCCTTGATGCTGGAAAAAGTGTTCTCCATGATTTACGTTATGGCCAGCAATTTGAAACCAGCACGATTGCAGAGGCCATAACAGAAGGATATATGCAAAAAGTGTATGTATCAGAATTTGAAGGACGAATTCCACTCATTCCCAATCACCACGAAAAATTTGACATTTTAACTTTTACAGAGCGTGCAAAAGCAATAAGGAAAGATATTTATGACCAGATCAGTAAATGGGCAAAAAAGGCGAATATAGATGATGATGTAGCCAAGCTAAAACGAAGTCGGCGATCGCAAGTTAAAGCAATAGACCTTGAGGAGGATCTGCTATGAACTACAGACCTTCGTTTCAACAAAAATCTCATGAAAGTGATTACAGCGATTACACCTTGCACTTTCAACCTGTGTCTAATAAGAATGGATCTGTGCTGTTTGTTGATCACTCTAAGAATAAAAAGCTAATTATTGGTATTAATGTAGATGATATAGAGTTCAAATATAGGGTTAAGGTAGAGTTTCCAGCTATTGTTGCCGATCTCATTGACCTTGCTGTTGCCATATATACTTCAGACCGTCTTGCCCCTCAAAGTCTTACAGAGAAGCAGCGCCGCTTTCATGTGATATTGCCATTACGTCATCCAGAATTGCTGAGTGCTGAACCATTTCGCACAAAACTAGATGACCTGCTTAAATGGACAACTGATACCGAATGGGTTTTCGACTTTCAAAAACGGATTGCACCGGAACGCCTTGTTGAACACCAATCTCTTCCCATAGCACCCCAAGGATGTGAAGTGACGTTGTGGAGTGGTGGACTCGATGCGCTGGCGGGTTTGTACACTCGCCTGTTAATGTATCCAGAAAAACAGTTCGTCTTGTTTGGAACTGGCAGTAACAAGAGTCCTACATATCCCCATCAGGAAAGAGTATATAAGGAAATTCAGTCTATTTTCCCTGGTAGTTGCAATCTTTTCCGCGTCCCAATTAAGGTTAATAAAAGTAGTGAGCAGCATAAAAACAAACTTTCCCGTGCGCGGGGTGTTGTCTTCACTCTTATTGGTTCTGCTTGTGCGTACCTTATGGGGCAACAAGTTCTTTATCTTTATGAAAACGGAATGGGTGCAATCAACCTTCCATATCGTGAATCTGCTGTGGGGTTGGATCACTCTCGTTCTGTTCATCCTCTGACTTTGCTCATGGTAAGTGATCTAGTTTCTGAGCTTTTAGGAGAAGAGTTCCAGGTAAAAAACCCCTTTCTGTTTTGGACTAAAGCCGAAATGTGTAAAGCATTGGCTAAAAATGGGAGAGACGATTTACCACCTTTCACTATGTCCTGTGACAGTCCACATCGCCAAAAGCCAGTTCAATGTGGTTACTGTTCCTCTTGTATTTTAAGGCGACAATCACTTGCAGCCAGTAGCATAAAAGATAGAACTCGCTATGTAGTCTTGCATGGAAAGCGTCCAGTGAAAGAGCCAAGCTTA
This genomic interval from Nodularia sp. LEGE 06071 contains the following:
- a CDS encoding RNB domain-containing ribonuclease, with translation MDKGTLVEFRVQGDRRLGVVDRPDGKTRWFVVDERGQSHSLAPRQISYTVNGQTYKPTDISSFQGQVQPYIDPSSLEVAWELLVEDGETVTPSQMATLLFSESEAATCYAAHCLLSEDKLYFKQKGDAYEPRTAAQVAELKHQTEVKALKAKGQKEFADRVEQALQGEVVEWQRHDRQRLEALEKYAALLADVVRMGVNYDTLARAYPPPAPVLETMNMLERPATPPGAFQLLIDLGWWDAHENLFLRRSSISVQFPSKVLEVAQQRLDFPPTDLDADRLDLSHLKVYTIDDESTTEIDDGLSWELLPDGRERLWVHIADPTRWLVPEDELDLEARKRGSTVYLPTGMVPMFPELLATGPMSLVQGRVSCALSFGVVLDETGCVEDYTIHPSFIKPTYRLTYEDVDEMLELGVEAEPEIEAIANWAKRRKSWRYNQGAISINMPEATIKVKNDQIDIDILDDSSSRQLVAEMMIMAGEVAARYGQAHNIPLPFRGQPQPELPPDEELLLLPAGFVRSCAMRRCMPKSEMSITPLRHAGLGLNTYTQATSPIRRYSDLLTHFQLKAHLRGEILPFTADQLREVMMAVTSTTQEVTMVERQTNRYWALEYLRRHPDKVWDVTVLMWLREDSNLALILLEDLGLQLPMFFKRSVGLGEQVLVKVSHSDPQKDMIQFQEIIYQESHQATN
- a CDS encoding B12-binding domain-containing radical SAM protein, translating into MRILLVYPIFPKTFWSYEKILELVDRKVLLPPLGLVTVAAILPQEWEFKLVDRNIRSITEAEWAWADVVILSAMIVQKEDLLGQIQEAKQRGKLVAVGGPYPTSVPHEVENVGADFLILDEGEITLPMFIEAIQRGETSGVFRATEKPDVTGTPIPRFDLLELNAYDMMSVQFSRGCPFQCEFCDIIVLYGRKPRTKTPAQLLAELDCLYELGWRRGVFMVDDNFIGNKRNVKLLLKELKVWMEEHQYPFRFDTEASIDLAQDPEMLELMVESGFSAVFLGIETPDEESLQLTKKFQNTRSSLADAVQTIIKAGLRPMAGFIIGFDGEKVGAGDRIVRFAEQAAIPSTTFAMLQALPNTALWHRLKREGRLRENQDGNINQTTLMNFLPTRPLEDIGREYIEAFCTLYDPVNYLDRTYRCFLMMGLPKWKAPSKMPEWIVVKALLIVIWRQGIKRETRWKFWHHLFSILKRNPGVLEHYISACAHNEHFLEYRQIVREQIESQVAAYLAQGTEEPYVLVEKKAEEKAEAIAS
- the rpmG gene encoding 50S ribosomal protein L33, which translates into the protein MAKSKGARIIMTLECTECRSNPDKRSAGVSRYTSTKNRRNTTNRVELKKFCTHCNKHTVHKEIK
- a CDS encoding 7-cyano-7-deazaguanine synthase, which gives rise to MNYRPSFQQKSHESDYSDYTLHFQPVSNKNGSVLFVDHSKNKKLIIGINVDDIEFKYRVKVEFPAIVADLIDLAVAIYTSDRLAPQSLTEKQRRFHVILPLRHPELLSAEPFRTKLDDLLKWTTDTEWVFDFQKRIAPERLVEHQSLPIAPQGCEVTLWSGGLDALAGLYTRLLMYPEKQFVLFGTGSNKSPTYPHQERVYKEIQSIFPGSCNLFRVPIKVNKSSEQHKNKLSRARGVVFTLIGSACAYLMGQQVLYLYENGMGAINLPYRESAVGLDHSRSVHPLTLLMVSDLVSELLGEEFQVKNPFLFWTKAEMCKALAKNGRDDLPPFTMSCDSPHRQKPVQCGYCSSCILRRQSLAASSIKDRTRYVVLHGKRPVKEPSLYFLNMQAQIQTLDSLFGLSDEPWKNLTKKFPELDDIVDRTAVAENLLPADMRIRLIQLYQNYVSEWNAVESQIAEGLLNKSSYQKASSRYVVSSQQG
- the rpsR gene encoding 30S ribosomal protein S18, whose translation is MSYYRRRLSPIKPGDPIDYKDVDLLRKFITERGKILPRRITGLTCKQQRDLTLAIKRARIVALLPFVNAEA
- a CDS encoding YlcI/YnfO family protein, with the translated sequence MEREALTIRFPSQLLAKARKLKDSSESFNDLVVKALENEVRRRRGWAAHQRIIARSEAVKLKTGIQPASTDLIHSLRAGEGRLD
- a CDS encoding type II toxin-antitoxin system VapC family toxin → MTRLLCIDTSVWIPYLVPEVYQLEARTLVTEALSLNLRLVSPAFAWAEVGSVLRKKTRLGVITTEEAQGFFEDFCELPIDYIEEEAIRTRTWEIAEQYGLSTLYDAAFLACAEITSAEFWTADAALVRQLTPRPAYLREIG
- a CDS encoding type II toxin-antitoxin system VapC family toxin; protein product: MIVLDTHIWVWWVQNDSRLTAKHRQWLQDYEKSGLGISILSCWEVAKLVEKNRLILPLSINEWLEVALAYPGVQLLNLTLPIVVDSTQLKGFHNDPFDQLIVATARFYDCHLLTVDAKILNYPDVKTLK
- a CDS encoding RDD family protein — its product is MTIERVPEIHYPKADIGRRGMALGLDFLGVWLISSILGGNQIGIQWVQILVFLFCWAIFRILVVYNNQGQSLGRWAFDLKILEVRNGEITGRVPTLRSLLKREAIIGFGALLVSIALSNIRANPTAIMLLIPLAIDCGAALSDNQMQQALHDRYGKTFIVSSRRGYSLDIKIKRLVGKMLRSVRR